One stretch of Thermoproteota archaeon DNA includes these proteins:
- a CDS encoding molecular chaperone TorD family protein, producing MSEREESAELLEFFTLAFMRPTEEWVKEIEPLLEKVRERWPQAALRLEDPHLMNQEYVRLFRFGKEIPCPPYESVYRTEDKVLMSHLAVDVQDRMRAFGVDISDEFKDLPEHISAELEFLRYLYILGEEEALDEAKSFLKDHLLQWVPQFCECVRTNSRVDFYREVCALLPEFLSEEFETLR from the coding sequence ATGAGCGAGAGAGAGGAGAGTGCCGAGCTACTCGAGTTCTTCACCCTAGCGTTCATGAGGCCCACGGAGGAGTGGGTAAAGGAGATCGAACCTCTACTTGAGAAGGTTAGGGAGAGGTGGCCTCAAGCTGCTTTAAGGCTGGAAGATCCCCACTTAATGAATCAAGAGTACGTAAGGCTCTTCAGATTTGGCAAGGAGATCCCCTGTCCACCCTACGAATCGGTGTACAGGACCGAGGACAAGGTGCTCATGTCCCACCTAGCCGTTGACGTTCAGGACAGGATGAGGGCCTTCGGCGTCGATATTTCCGACGAGTTCAAGGACCTCCCAGAGCACATATCTGCGGAACTCGAATTCCTCCGCTACCTCTATATATTAGGCGAGGAAGAGGCCTTGGACGAGGCTAAATCCTTCTTGAAGGATCATCTGCTCCAGTGGGTGCCCCAGTTCTGCGAGTGCGTGAGGACCAACTCCCGGGTCGATTTTTATAGGGAGGTGTGCGCCCTTCTACCCGAGTTCCTCAGTGAGGAGTTCGAGACCCTCAGGTGA
- a CDS encoding ribbon-helix-helix protein, CopG family, translating into MKRRFGVSLPEDLVEKIDELSSKLGMSRSSLIQSILVEVMEDRVHLLTPHRCRGVLIVVSEGRSSELVSKVLEKYGSCVITRTHHHTEGVCVDVSFVEGDSHTILELEGSLRKIKGVSERYLPLGCLR; encoded by the coding sequence ATGAAGAGGAGATTCGGCGTCTCCCTCCCCGAGGACTTGGTGGAGAAGATAGATGAGCTGTCCTCCAAGCTGGGGATGAGCAGGTCATCTCTGATCCAGAGCATATTGGTGGAGGTCATGGAGGATAGGGTTCACCTCCTAACCCCTCACAGGTGCAGGGGTGTGCTGATTGTGGTATCGGAGGGGAGGAGCAGCGAATTGGTCTCCAAAGTGCTGGAGAAGTACGGGAGCTGCGTGATCACCAGAACGCATCACCACACCGAGGGCGTGTGTGTTGACGTGAGTTTCGTCGAGGGAGATTCTCACACTATCCTCGAGCTTGAGGGCTCCCTGAGGAAGATAAAGGGTGTCAGCGAGAGATACCTGCCGCTCGGCTGCCTTAGATAA